A window of Candidatus Methylomirabilota bacterium genomic DNA:
GGTGAAGAGATGGCCCAGCTCCGCCTTGTCGTCCACCACCTGGCACGCCGCGCTCGCGGCCAGCTCGAACGCGCGGGTGTTCACCCCCACGATGTCGTTCATCGGGTGATGGTGATTCAGGGACAGGGTCGAGCCGGAGTAGACCGCGAGCTTGGCCCGGGCCCACACCGGTCCGCCCGCCACCATCGCGCGCACCTCGGGGAGATCCACTCGGTCCCAGCCCGCGCCCCACAGGCGCAGCGGGTAGCCGCGCAGCTCGCGCACGAAGCGCTCGCGGTAGGCGTAGGCGCTGCCCACGAAGCTCAGCGGCCCCGCGTAGCGCCGCTGCTCCTCGGCGGTGAGCTCGACCGGATGGTGGATCTCGGGCACGCAGTACATCGGCAGGTAGTGCAGGTTGCGCAGCCCGGCCTGCTCGAGCGCGCGCAGGGCGTAGCGCTCCTTGGTGAAGAAGGCGTCGTAGGCCTCGATGCACTCGAACGGGATCATCCAGAGCGGGTTGTCGGGGAAGACGTTGAGGAAGCGCGTGTCGATGCGCGCCTTCACGCGCCGGACCAGGCCGGGGGTGACCGGCCCGCCCTTGATCACCAGCACCAGGTCCGGCCGATACGCCACGCACGCGCGCTCGAGACGGCGGAGGATGAAGAGCTGGTAGGTGGCCTTGGTCGAGCGGTTCTTGTAGAGCGGGTTGT
This region includes:
- a CDS encoding glycosyltransferase — translated: MRWLIVLPFARPGHMGVDFRDELVAMGHEARTFAYRRDNPLYKNRSTKATYQLFILRRLERACVAYRPDLVLVIKGGPVTPGLVRRVKARIDTRFLNVFPDNPLWMIPFECIEAYDAFFTKERYALRALEQAGLRNLHYLPMYCVPEIHHPVELTAEEQRRYAGPLSFVGSAYAYRERFVRELRGYPLRLWGAGWDRVDLPEVRAMVAGGPVWARAKLAVYSGSTLSLNHHHPMNDIVGVNTRAFELAASAACQVVDDKAELGHLFTPGEEAVVYHDLAELRSQLDYYLAHPDEARDIGERARKRALAEHTLRHRIEEIISVL